From Bacteroidota bacterium, a single genomic window includes:
- a CDS encoding YitT family protein: MAFIQYEKLFSRKWFMAYSFIILGAFIMAAGFVLFITPHKIVPGGVYGIAIVLHHLFGFPVGLTALCFDIPLTIIGVKVLGPRFGIKTVLGFVFTAFWVDFLTYLYGEQPLIPDDVLLSSLFGGVMIGAGLGLIFKSKATSGGSDIVAMIISKYTGWPMGQLMIAVDSAIVLVGFIGFQDWKVPLYSLITIYVTGRVIDLILQGVSYDKSIFIVSKKPEMIREKIINDLNRGGTIFKAQGMYSKDDKEVIYTVLNRREVEIIQDYIHQVDPKAFLVVSNANEILGEGFKSLRDKVSDD; encoded by the coding sequence CTTTGTTTTATTTATCACACCGCATAAGATTGTGCCTGGAGGGGTTTACGGTATTGCGATAGTATTGCACCACCTTTTTGGTTTTCCGGTTGGTTTAACGGCATTATGTTTCGACATACCGCTGACGATCATCGGGGTAAAGGTATTGGGACCACGTTTTGGGATCAAGACCGTTTTGGGCTTTGTTTTTACAGCATTCTGGGTTGATTTTCTGACCTATCTGTACGGTGAGCAACCGCTTATACCGGATGATGTATTGCTTTCCTCACTTTTTGGAGGAGTGATGATAGGAGCCGGTTTGGGTTTGATATTTAAATCGAAAGCAACATCAGGAGGATCTGACATTGTTGCAATGATCATCTCAAAGTATACAGGATGGCCGATGGGTCAACTAATGATTGCTGTAGATTCAGCCATTGTCCTGGTCGGTTTTATCGGTTTTCAGGATTGGAAGGTGCCATTGTATTCACTGATTACCATTTATGTTACTGGAAGGGTTATCGATTTGATATTACAGGGAGTTTCTTATGATAAGTCTATTTTTATTGTTTCGAAGAAGCCGGAGATGATCAGGGAGAAGATCATCAACGACCTTAACCGGGGAGGGACGATCTTCAAGGCCCAGGGGATGTATTCGAAAGATGATAAAGAGGTGATTTATACCGTGTTAAACCGGAGAGAGGTTGAGATCATTCAGGATTATATACATCAGGTAGATCCCAAGGCTTTTCTGGTTGTATCCAATGCCAATGAGATACTTGGAGAAGGATTCAAATCATTGCGTGACAAAGTGAGTGATGATTAA
- the rseP gene encoding RIP metalloprotease RseP codes for MEVLIKILQLLLSLSILVIFHEMGHFIAAKIFKTRVEKFYLFFNPWFSVFKFRYKGTEYGMGWLPLGGYVKISGMIDESLDREQMKKPPQPWEFRSKPAWQRLIIMLGGVTVNVILAMVIYIIMLFTWGEQYLPTHEANKYGISVDSLAMEMGLRNGDKILAVDYQFVEDFQKIPVQMILEEAKTIQVERDQQILDVEIPEGFLAKLVKHRNPAFISIRFPYIVGSFTENSAAKTAGMQENDRVIAMNNVPMFYFQDYANEIPNYVSQEVSFSVIRGTDTLAIPIVIPESGKIGVYPQSLDNYFSLEEKQYNLLQAIPAGIVKGFQGIGSYLKQLKLLFSPEVKAYESVGGFITIGSIFPSVWDWQQFWRLTAFLSIMLAILNVLPIPALDGGHVMFLLYEIIAGRKPNEKFMEYAQITGMIILFALLIFANGNDIINLFR; via the coding sequence ATGGAAGTGCTGATTAAAATACTGCAACTGCTGCTGAGTCTGTCCATTCTGGTTATTTTCCACGAAATGGGCCATTTCATCGCGGCCAAGATCTTTAAAACCAGAGTCGAAAAATTCTACCTTTTCTTTAATCCCTGGTTCTCCGTCTTCAAATTCAGATACAAAGGCACCGAATATGGCATGGGTTGGCTCCCACTGGGAGGATATGTCAAAATCTCCGGAATGATCGACGAATCCCTCGATCGTGAACAGATGAAAAAACCTCCCCAACCCTGGGAATTCAGATCCAAACCCGCCTGGCAACGACTCATCATTATGCTGGGCGGTGTGACCGTGAATGTTATCCTGGCTATGGTTATCTATATCATCATGCTCTTTACCTGGGGAGAACAATACCTCCCAACCCATGAAGCAAATAAATACGGCATTAGTGTCGATTCCCTTGCCATGGAAATGGGACTTAGAAATGGTGATAAAATACTCGCAGTTGATTACCAGTTCGTAGAGGATTTCCAGAAAATCCCCGTTCAAATGATCCTGGAAGAAGCAAAAACTATTCAGGTGGAAAGAGACCAGCAAATCCTCGACGTGGAAATACCCGAAGGGTTCCTCGCTAAACTTGTTAAACATCGCAATCCTGCATTCATATCCATCCGATTCCCTTATATAGTGGGATCTTTTACCGAAAACTCTGCCGCCAAAACCGCCGGTATGCAGGAAAACGACCGGGTAATTGCAATGAACAATGTTCCAATGTTCTATTTCCAGGATTATGCAAACGAAATCCCTAATTATGTATCGCAAGAAGTTTCTTTCTCTGTAATAAGAGGTACAGATACTCTCGCTATCCCGATAGTCATTCCTGAATCAGGGAAAATAGGAGTATACCCGCAATCTCTTGATAACTATTTCTCCCTGGAGGAAAAACAATACAATCTATTGCAGGCTATACCCGCAGGTATCGTCAAAGGATTCCAGGGAATCGGGAGTTACCTGAAACAACTCAAACTGCTCTTTTCTCCGGAAGTAAAAGCCTATGAATCCGTTGGCGGGTTTATCACAATCGGAAGTATTTTCCCGTCCGTCTGGGACTGGCAACAGTTCTGGAGATTGACCGCCTTCCTGTCAATAATGCTCGCTATACTGAATGTATTGCCAATACCTGCACTTGATGGCGGCCATGTTATGTTCCTGCTTTATGAAATCATTGCCGGCAGAAAACCCAATGAGAAATTTATGGAATATGCCCAGATCACAGGAATGATCATTCTTTTTGCCCTGCTGATCTTTGCCAACGGTAATGATATTATAAACCTTTTCCGTTAA